The following proteins come from a genomic window of Anopheles ziemanni chromosome 3, idAnoZiCoDA_A2_x.2, whole genome shotgun sequence:
- the LOC131285463 gene encoding uncharacterized protein LOC131285463, whose product MSEEYGPAAKKRRIEVVDSSEEEDEIECFIDLLPDEILMVIFELLPFEERKPCAVVCHRWHLILRSNYFMYRTQCIVYHCFGMLIDPGLQRLLSNCGHILFSDSGAVPGATSKDLIPAHKGHDQPGPSSAQSGISLEDFLFSGKLPLRSFTVTSLRGRITTFIGGRLEQMPQLEEFVMNVVPAQDEESIQKWVEGVDPQWTIKHPRLRSLAVLLYAGPMSYTLELPQLRNLTIEIDSDNELNALMKYSEQLEELWVLCYFTRAMEQMLTYPYPALKKLNMKRYGKNEPPDPNTRVDDASAERFVNSAPLLGDVTLRCNIATTRMLRAVCVIGQRSITRLTLLDVVLPRSLFVFITELKKLEFLKLKKCEIEDGGPLREVDFPRLKQLILINSGTCMRIDRGLSNVTHFKYSMDPKLSKICQHMVQLEDFEIKLRTKYPVADYVRNHFHSLPNLSQLQTFRLSGMKTVNRPWDFCRPMPAIEHLVLRKCHLVRGDFHKLPQLFPSLRVLELEKTHIAYKRCPAEVDPLVHFHGRLKKFFPPPCRVVVDAFSSATPLATILEMEDEFRWHLNQVRQAGVIIRPLYPKTIKKLEAAKMRAQMRKAEEEANEELEEQMNEDDDQEEKLE is encoded by the exons ATGTCTGAAGAATATGGACCAGCGGCGAAAAAACGTAGAATAGAGGTCGTGGATTCATCAGAGGAGGAAGATGAAATAGAATGTTTTATAGATTTGCTTCCGGACGAG ATCTTGATGGTTATTTTCGAGCTGCTGCCCTTCGAGGAGCGAAAACCCTGCGCCGTAGTATGCCATCGATGGCATTTAATCCTACGTTCCAATTACTTCATGTACCGTACGCAATGCATCGTCTACCACTGCTTCGGTATGCTTATCGACCCCGGCCTGCAGAGACTGTTGAGCAACTGTGGCCACATCCTCTTCAGCGATAGCGGCGCCGTGCCAGGGGCGACCAGTAAAGACCTCATTCCGGCCCACAAAGGACACGACCAGCCAGGTCCCTCGTCAGCCCAGTCCGGTATCAGTCTGGAAGATTTCCTGTTCTCCGGCAAGCTGCCGTTACGCTCGTTTACGGTAACATCACTCCGCGGACGAATAACCACATTCATTGGGGGACGCTTGGAGCAGATGCCCCAACTGGAGGAGTTTGTTATGAACGTTGTCCCAGCACAGGACGAAGAGTCCATACAGAAATGGGTTGAAGGGGTTGATCCACAGTGGACCATTAAACACCCGCGTCTGCGTTCGCTTGCGGTCCTACTGTATGCCGGTCCGATGTCCTACACGCTCGAGCTGCCCCAGCTGAGGAATCTTACCATCGAAATCGACTCGGACAATGAACTGAACGCCCTCATGAAGTACAGCGAGCAGCTGGAAGAGCTGTGGGTGCTGTGCTATTTCACGCGCGCCATGGAGCAGATGCTCACCTACCCATATCCGGCGCTCAAGAAGCTGAATATGAAACGGTACGGCAAGAACGAACCACCCGATCCCAACACTCGGGTCGACGATGCATCGGCGGAACGGTTCGTTAACAGTGCCCCACTGCTGGGGGATGTCACTCTGCGCTGTAACATAGCAACGACGAGAATGCTGCGGGCCGTGTGTGTCATAGGGCAGAGGTCGATAACCCGACTCACGCTGCTCGATGTCGTCCTGCCACGCAGCTTATTTGTCTTTATTACCGAGCTTAAAAAACTAGAG TTTCTTAAgctaaaaaaatgtgaaatcgAAGATGGCGGTCCTTTGCGGGAGGTTGACTTCCCCCGACTGAAACAGCTAATACTCATCAACAGTGGCACCTGCATGCGCATCGATCGGGGCCTCTCGAACGTGACGCACTTCAAGTACAGCATGGATCCGAAGCTATCGAAAATATGCCAGCACATGGTGCAACTGGAGGACTTCGAAATCAAGCTGCGCACCAAATATCCCGTCGCGGACTACGTGCGCAATCACTTTCACTCACTGCCTAATCTCAGCCAGCTGCAAACGTTCCGTCTGAGCGGCATGAAAACGGTCAACCGGCCGTGGGACTTTTGCCGACCGATGCCAGCCATCGAGCATCTGGTCCTGCGCAAGTGTCACCTAGTGCGGGGCGATTTCCATAAGCTTCCCCAGCTGTTTCCCTCGCTGCGTGTGCTCGAGCTGGAAAAAACCCACATCGCGTACAAACGTTGCCCCGCCGAGGTGGATCCGCTGGTGCACTTTCACGGTCGGCTGAAGAAGTTTTTCCCGCCGCCATGCCGAGTGGTGGTAGACGCGTTCTCCAGCGCCACACCACTCGCCACGATACTGGAGATGGAGGACGAGTTTCGGTGGCATCTGAATCAGGTGCGTCAAGCTGGCGTTATCATTAGACCGCTCTATCCGAAGACGATAAAGAAACTGGAGGCCGCTAAGATGCGGGCGCAAATGCGGAAGGCGGAGGAGGAAGCGAACGAAGAACTCGAAGAGCAGATGAACGAAGACGACgaccaagaagaaaaattggagtaa